AAGCCTTCTGAAAACAGGGTGTCTGAATGCAGTTTTTTGAACAGCTTAGAGTTTTCTAAGCGAATAAATTTATTTCCCTCAATATCTAAATTATCTACTTTATCTAATTTTGCCTTGATTGACGGATTAAGTGAAAGAACCAACATGCCCTCACTCATAACTGCCTGAAATTCTTTTTCTTTATCAGTTACCAAATAGTCCGATTCTTGTTTTTCAATGAAAATAGCATTTTGTTGCGTTTTACTGTCTATCCATACTCCACTATAATCTTGCTAATTAAAGTTACAGGAAGTGAGTAAAATGATAAATATTAAAACTATAAATGTTATCTTATTATTTTTCATCCTCTATAATTTTGTCTATTTGTGATTTGTTTTCTGGTAAATAGTTGGTGGCAATGTCCCAAATAATGGCGTAATCTATACCAAAATATTCATGCGATACTTTGTTTCTCAACAAATACATTTCCTGCCAAGGCACATCAGTATATTTTTCTTTGATGCTATTAGGTAAGTTTTTAGATGCTTCGCCGATAATTTCAAAATTGCGGATAACTGCATCTACGGTTTTGTAATCTTTTTTAAATTGATCAAAAGAATAATCGCTTATGTATTCGGCAATACGTTCCATAGCTGTTTGAATATCTTCTAAATACAATTTGTATGCCCGTTTTTCTCTTTTCATATTAAACGTATTGTACCTGTGCTAAAATTTGTTCTTTTAGTTGCTTTTTAAGAGCAGGTTTGGTAACCAAATCTATTTTCCTGCCAAATGCTTTTTCTAAATACATTTCTAAAGTGAAAAACCTCCAACCGATGGGCTTTTCTAATTCTATCAAAATATCTATATCGCTATCTCTACGAAAGGTATTATTAGCAAAAGAGCCAAATATGCCAATTTCCTTGACTGAAAATTCCTTTTCCAAATAAGGTTTAAGTTCGTTGAGTTTTTGTAGTATGGTGTTTGTAGTCATAGGTTTATTGGGTTTTAGTATTCTTAATTATATCAATATAATCAACTATTTGAGCATCAGGGTGTAATTCCGAAAAAACACCTTCCATCCCTTCAATCCATTTGGTTCCTTCTTCTCCTGTTAAAACAATCATCAATTTAAGTTTAGTACCATCATTGTAGCCTATATTAACATTATCGTGATACCACTTTTGATTTGCACTAATATTTATTGCTCCTTCCATTATTGAATATTTTGAATTGTCTAACCCTAAAACTAACCATAATTTATGGTTCTTTAATTCGTTCAAATTTCCGATATATGCTCCAAAAACCTTAACGTTCACCCCAACAGTTGAACCATTTTGTGGATATAATATATTAAATGATTCCTTAATTTTTTCCGCTTTTTCATAAATTCCTTTTATCTCATTTATTTCTTCTTTATTGCTATCAGCAGTATCACAACTCCTTATACTTGTTCCTAATGCCACAATAGAAGTTAAAAGTACCACTAATGAACTTAACTGTTTTACAATGTTATTTCTTTCTTCTGCCATAATTCTATAAAT
This window of the Flavobacteriaceae bacterium genome carries:
- a CDS encoding nucleotidyltransferase, with amino-acid sequence MTTNTILQKLNELKPYLEKEFSVKEIGIFGSFANNTFRRDSDIDILIELEKPIGWRFFTLEMYLEKAFGRKIDLVTKPALKKQLKEQILAQVQYV
- a CDS encoding DUF86 domain-containing protein → MKREKRAYKLYLEDIQTAMERIAEYISDYSFDQFKKDYKTVDAVIRNFEIIGEASKNLPNSIKEKYTDVPWQEMYLLRNKVSHEYFGIDYAIIWDIATNYLPENKSQIDKIIEDEK